Part of the Clostridium sporogenes genome, ATAATTAGAACCTTTACCTAATATACAAAAATAATATTAGAAAAAACTGAAAGATTATTTGTAAAATTACATAAAAAATACTAGAAAAAATTTTAAATATTTTAGTTGACAAAATTATTCTAATACTCTATTATAATATTAATCAAGTAATCACATAGGAATACTAGGTATTGATAAATGCTATGATAAGAAATAGTAACATAAGGTAATCTAACAGAGAGAAATCTTCTTGGCTGAAAGGGATTTTAAGTGTAACTTATGTGAATGCATCTTTGAGCACTGTCTCGAAATATAGTAGACGACAGCGTGTACGCCCGTTAAAGCGTTGAGGTATTATTGTACCAAAATGAGATGTTATTGTATATTTACTGCAATAATAACTAGAGTGGAACCGCGGAAGTTAACTTCTGCCTCTAAAATTTAGAGGTAGGAGTTTTTTTTATTAGCTTTATTTATTAATTTCTCTCCCCTATCAAGTAATGCATTTGTAATAGATCTATTATATTTCAACGGGCTAAGAAAAATTAATATTCATATAGCTTAACAGAACTAAATTAATTTATAGGAGGATTATTATGAATTCTTTACAGTATTTTGATTCTATAGCACAAGAGTGGAATGTAATACGAAGCGAGTATTTTGAGGAAAGATTAAAGTATAAAATTTTATCAATAACTAATATAAAAGATAAAATTGTAGGTGATTTAGGCTGTGGTACTGGCTTTGTTTCATTAGCTGTAGCAAATGAAGCAAGTATAGTATTTTCTATAGATAATTCTATAAATATGCTTAGGGAATTATCAACTTCTGCTTCAAAAAAGGATTATAAAAATATATATCCCATAAAATCATCCCTTGATAATTTAGCAATATTTGATGAATCACTAAATGTAGTATTTATAAACATGGCACTTCACCATATAAAGAATGCGAAAAAAGCTATTGCAGAAATGTACAGAGTTCTTAAAAAAGATGGAGTAGTTGTTATATCAGATGTTAGAGAGCACGATGGTGAATGGGCAAAGGAAGAAATGTTTGATGAATGGCTTGGATTTTCAAAGGAGCAAATGACAAACTGGTTAGAAGATGCTGGATTTAAAAATATAGAAATAGAAAATACAAATTTGAGCTGCAAAGGATATTCAAGTAAAGGTGAATACACTGAAACAGGAATCTTTTTAGCTAGTGCAGTAAAATTATAATCTAATTAACAAATTGCTAATCAATTTAATTACAATAAATCCATTTAACAAACTTCTAAGTAGTTAAATTATTCTAAGATTTAATATAAAAATAGCTAACCTATTTAATTGCAACAAAATATAATTTTAAAAATGCTCATTATAATTACAATGAAATCCAGAAACAATCTTATAAAAATTTTTTTAATCTTTATGTAAAACAAAATACAAAAAAATAATAAATAAAATCACAATTTAATTCTAAGGAGGAATAAAAAATGAAAATTGAATCATTATTAATTCATGGTGGAATAGATGGAGATAAGCATACAGGTGCAGTAAATGTACCTATTTATCAAACTTCAACTTACAAGCAATTTAAGTTTGGAGAAAATACAGGTTATGAATATTCAAGAACAGGAAATCCAACAAGGGAAGCTTTAGAAAAACTTGTAGCAGATTTAGAAAAAGGTTATAAAGGTTTTGCCTTTGCTTCAGGATTGGCTGCTATAACTGCAGTATTATCACTATTTAAATCAGGAGATGAAATAGTAATTTCAAATAATGTATATGGTGGAACTTTTAGAGTTTTAGATAAAGTCTTTAACCACTTTGATATTAAATATTCTATAGTTGATACTTCTAACTTAGATGAAATAAAAAATAGCATAAATGAAAATGTAAAAGCTATATATATAGAAACACCAACTAATCCTCTTATGGATATTACAGATATAGAAGAAATATCAAAAATAGCTAAGAAAAATGATATATATACTATAGTTGATAATACCTTCATGACTCCTTACCTACAGAAGCCAATAAGTCTTGGAGCAGATATAGTTATTCATAGTGCTACAAAATATCTAGGAGGGCATAGTGATGTAGTTGCTGGAATTGCTGTTGTAAATAGTGAAGATTTAGCTGAAAGACTTCATTTTATACAGAATTCTACTGGTGGGATTCTAGCTCCTTTTGATTCTTTCCTTTTAATTAGAGGAATCAAAACATTAGCAATAAGAATGGATAGACATAATTCAAATGCAAAACTTATTGCTGAATTTTTAAGAGAAAGAGATGAAGTAGTAAAAGTATATTATCCTGGTTTTGATACTCATCCAGGACATAAAATCCAATCAAAACAAGCTAATGGATATGGTGGAATGATATCCTTTGTTCTTAAAGATGGTTATGATTATAAAAAGTTTTTTGAAAGTCTTAAGATGATAACCTTTGGCGAAAGCTTAGGAGGAGTCGAATCTTTAGCTTGCCATCCAGCTTCTATGACTCATGGGGCTATACCTTATGAATTAAGACAAAAAGTTGGTATTGTAGATAATTTAATAAGATTATCCGTTGGTATAGAAAATGCTGACGATTTAATAGAAGATTTAAAAAATGCATTTAAGGAGAGTAGATAAAATGGTTAAAGTAGAAAGTTTTTCATTAGATCATACAAAGGTAAAGGCCCCTTTTGTAAGGAAATGCGGAACTCAAAAAGGAGAACTTGGTGATACAATTACAAAATTTGATTTAAGATTTTCACAACCTAATGAAGAAGAAATGCCCACTGGAGCAGTTCATACCCTAGAACATTTACTAGCAGGTTATATGAGAGAAAAAATGGATAATATCATAGATATTTCTCCAATGGGTTGCAGAACAGGATTTTATTTGATAGCTTGGGGAGAGGTTGAAGTTGATACTGTTATTGAAGCGCTAAATTACTCATTAAATAAAGTTATAGAAACAGAAGAAGTTCCTGCAACTAATGCAGTTCAGTGCGGAAACTATAGAGATCATTCCCTATTTTCAGCAAAAGAATATGCAAAACATGTTTTAAACCAAGGTATTAGCAATGAAGTATTTAGATAGTATTAAAGAACTTATAGGCAATACCCCTATTCTAAAACTTAACAATTTAAATATTAAACCTGGCGTTAATGTTTTTGTAAAGCTTGAAACCAATAATCCCGGTGGAAGTGTAAAAGATAGAATAGGAATTTATATGATCGAACAGGCTGAAAAAGAAGGGAAACTAAAAAAAGGATATACAATAGTTGAAGCCACTGCTGGTAATACTGGGATCGGAGTAGCCCTTGCAGCAATAAATAAGGGATATAATGTAATATTTGTAGTTCCTGAAAAATTCTCAGTGGAAAAGCAAACATTAATGAGAGCTTTAGGTGCTAAAATAATAAATACCCCTAAAAAAGATGGCATGTTAGGTGCTGTTGCAAAAGCTAATGAACTATTAGAAACTATAGAAAACTCCATAAGTTTAAAACAATTTGAAAATGAAGCAAATCCCCTTGCTCACTATAAAACAACTGGTCCAGAGATATATGAGGATATGGATGGTAAAATAGATTATTTTGTTTCTGGTGCCGGAAGTGGCGGTACTTTTACAGGAGTTATGAAATTCCTTAAAGAAAAGGATGAAAATATTAAAGGAATTTTAGCTGACCCAAAGGGCTCTACTATGGGTGGTGGAGAAAAAGAAGCCTATGATATTGAAGGCATTGGAAATGATTTTATACCTAACACTATGGATATGAACTTAGTGGATAAAGTTATAAAAGTTAATGATATAGAAGCCTTTGAAATGGTTAAGCTTCTAGCTCTAAAGGAAGGTCTTATTGTTGGTAGCTCATCTGGAGCTGCGGTATCAGCCGCATTAAAGTTAGCCGAAAAAATAGACAAAGGTAATATAGTTACTGTTCTTCCTGATAGAGGAGATAGATATTTTAGTAAAAATATTTACTAGATATTATAAATAATACTCAAATATCTATAATATAAAAAAGATATTTATTAAATTTCTCCTAGATAAACGTATTTTAGAATTTATCCGATGACTCCCATCTTCTTAAAAATGGGAGTAAAGAGCGGGTATGCCCCTGTATAAACATTTCCTAAGCTTTAGAGGGAGTAAAAACTCCCTCTGAAGCGTTGTTAAATTTACTTATCTATATAACATTTATTTTGAACACATAATTAATAGAATGCCCTTCATCCCACAAACTAGAAATTAAGAAAATATATTCTCCCCTTTTTTTGGGAGCATTAAAAGAATCTACATTTATCACTTGTTCCTTTAATTTAATATCTGATGGGTTATCCTTATTGTATATTATTAAATTTACACTAGTTTTGCTTGGCTGTCTCAATAAAGTATTAAAAGTAAGTTTTATTTGCCCACCTTTTTTTACAGAAGAAGCTTTAAGTTTTTTAGCTAAATTAATTGGACTATCAGCTAAATTTGAATTTCCAGGTTTATTAGTCCAAGTATAATCACCTTTTGCAGCTTCAATTTTATTCTGATTATATGTAATATTAATATTAGGTGGCGCTAAAGGAATAAGTTTTTTCATAGGTTTAATCCAAAGCAATACTAAAACTAACAATACTATTATTGTAAGAGAAAAATATTTTTTCAAAGTAGAATCTCCTTTTAATTTTGATTTATTTTACATTTATGAAATTATTCATACAATTATCATATCATGATATATATAATTTTTTGCAAATTTTTATATTCTAGCCTTGAAAAAATAATATGAAATTATTTAAAAATAAGCAATATATCATTTATCAAAAAATACTTTTAATTGGATATTTCTATTAAGTTCTTACTATATAATTTTTAAATAAATTACAATCTCATTACTTAGATTATTAAATATGAAAAAAACTTTGTGAATATACATAAAGGATTTAAAAGTAAAATAACAAATATAAATTTAGGTTGCACTAAAAAACATTTTATCATTAATGTTTTTTAGTGCAACCATTATCCCATGTTTGTAATATTTGAAAGCATACATTATAAATATATTTCAAATAATTATATTTTCTTTATCTTTTATTATTAAATACTCTGTGAAATAAGCTCTGTAAAATATTTAGGGTCACCAGTAAAATAATAGTTGTACCAGGATTCAATAATATCACAAGGGAAAACATTCAAATATTGTATAATGTGTTTTGCCCACAACAAACCTCCTGCTGAACTTGCTGTTATCAAGTTGCAATCTACAACAGCTGGAGAATTAACATATAACTTTTCACCATTATATTGTTTTGAAAATGATGTTAGATAATCTAAAGAATTGCTTGTATGCTTGAATTTATCTAAAACTTTTAAATCAGCCAAAGCAAGTGTAGCTCCACATATAGCCCCCACAAGAATACCCTCATCTATATATGATAAGGCTTTTTCTAAAATCTGATTATTTTCTTTACTATTCCATGATTCTGCACCAGGTAAAAGCAAGGCAATTATATTATTTTCATCTATTTCATCTAATAAACAATCTGGAGTTATAGTTAATCCTCCAATTGTTTGTATTGGATTCTTATTAGTGCTAACAGTTTTAATTACAAATTCTCTATCTTGTTTTTTCAACATAGATTCCATACTAATGGCTTGTAGAATATGGCCAACTTCCCATTCAGCCATAGATTCTAAAATGTAAAGATATATAATTTTCTTCATTCTGTTCCTCCTAAAAGTAATTGTATGATTTTTAAAATTTTTTTCATAATTACTCAACACAACCTTAGTTTAAAAACATTCTAACATAAAAACAGTGACACCTATATGTCACTGTTTTCATAATTTTTTATTAAAGTATTTTTCAAATGTTCTTTAATTCTTTGCTGGTAGGATAAGGGTGAAAGAACTTTAATTTTTTCTCCAAAGCCTAAAATGATAGAAAACATAATAAAGTCATTTTCTTTTATAGCAACTTTTTTAACTACAGATGTTTCTAACACATTGATAACATCACCATGGAAATATTCATTAATCAAAGCCTCTACTTCTTTTGAATATTCAATAGTAACATATATATTGTCCTTATCTCTTTTTTCTTCATAATCATCAAGTAACTTTGCTACATCATAATCATTATCAAAATACACCTCACTTATTTCTAAATTTCTCATTCTTACTATCTTAAACATACGAAAATCACTTTTTTCTAAATCATAACCGAAAGCATACCAAGAGTACCATTTATATAAAACATGTATGATATTGCATTTAACTATTCGAGTATCAC contains:
- a CDS encoding class I SAM-dependent methyltransferase, which codes for MNSLQYFDSIAQEWNVIRSEYFEERLKYKILSITNIKDKIVGDLGCGTGFVSLAVANEASIVFSIDNSINMLRELSTSASKKDYKNIYPIKSSLDNLAIFDESLNVVFINMALHHIKNAKKAIAEMYRVLKKDGVVVISDVREHDGEWAKEEMFDEWLGFSKEQMTNWLEDAGFKNIEIENTNLSCKGYSSKGEYTETGIFLASAVKL
- a CDS encoding helix-turn-helix transcriptional regulator, whose protein sequence is MKIERLLGILFYIINRQNVSANNLAEHFNVSRRTILRDINTLTLAGIPIYSEIGSKGGYSINPDYRLNEKIIDNANSEYMLLALQSLKSVYGERKVNETYEKVKHIYSDKNNNDALNIDFSIVNENRSIISYVSMLKEAIQHNKTVSFQYTNLNSDTRIVKCNIIHVLYKWYSWYAFGYDLEKSDFRMFKIVRMRNLEISEVYFDNDYDVAKLLDDYEEKRDKDNIYVTIEYSKEVEALINEYFHGDVINVLETSVVKKVAIKENDFIMFSIILGFGEKIKVLSPLSYQQRIKEHLKNTLIKNYENSDI
- a CDS encoding DJ-1/PfpI family protein; the protein is MKKIIYLYILESMAEWEVGHILQAISMESMLKKQDREFVIKTVSTNKNPIQTIGGLTITPDCLLDEIDENNIIALLLPGAESWNSKENNQILEKALSYIDEGILVGAICGATLALADLKVLDKFKHTSNSLDYLTSFSKQYNGEKLYVNSPAVVDCNLITASSAGGLLWAKHIIQYLNVFPCDIIESWYNYYFTGDPKYFTELISQSI
- a CDS encoding S-ribosylhomocysteine lyase, with the protein product MVKVESFSLDHTKVKAPFVRKCGTQKGELGDTITKFDLRFSQPNEEEMPTGAVHTLEHLLAGYMREKMDNIIDISPMGCRTGFYLIAWGEVEVDTVIEALNYSLNKVIETEEVPATNAVQCGNYRDHSLFSAKEYAKHVLNQGISNEVFR
- a CDS encoding bifunctional cystathionine gamma-lyase/homocysteine desulfhydrase — its product is MKIESLLIHGGIDGDKHTGAVNVPIYQTSTYKQFKFGENTGYEYSRTGNPTREALEKLVADLEKGYKGFAFASGLAAITAVLSLFKSGDEIVISNNVYGGTFRVLDKVFNHFDIKYSIVDTSNLDEIKNSINENVKAIYIETPTNPLMDITDIEEISKIAKKNDIYTIVDNTFMTPYLQKPISLGADIVIHSATKYLGGHSDVVAGIAVVNSEDLAERLHFIQNSTGGILAPFDSFLLIRGIKTLAIRMDRHNSNAKLIAEFLRERDEVVKVYYPGFDTHPGHKIQSKQANGYGGMISFVLKDGYDYKKFFESLKMITFGESLGGVESLACHPASMTHGAIPYELRQKVGIVDNLIRLSVGIENADDLIEDLKNAFKESR
- the cysK gene encoding cysteine synthase A: MKYLDSIKELIGNTPILKLNNLNIKPGVNVFVKLETNNPGGSVKDRIGIYMIEQAEKEGKLKKGYTIVEATAGNTGIGVALAAINKGYNVIFVVPEKFSVEKQTLMRALGAKIINTPKKDGMLGAVAKANELLETIENSISLKQFENEANPLAHYKTTGPEIYEDMDGKIDYFVSGAGSGGTFTGVMKFLKEKDENIKGILADPKGSTMGGGEKEAYDIEGIGNDFIPNTMDMNLVDKVIKVNDIEAFEMVKLLALKEGLIVGSSSGAAVSAALKLAEKIDKGNIVTVLPDRGDRYFSKNIY